One Coffea arabica chloroplast, complete genome genomic window carries:
- the rpl16 gene encoding ribosomal protein L16, with amino-acid sequence MLSPKRTRFRKQHRGRMKGISYRGNRICFGKFALQALEPAWITSRQIEAGRRAMTRNVRRGGKIWVRIFPDKPITARPAETRMGSGKGSPEYWVAVVKPGRILYEMGGVTEHIARRAISIAASKMPIRTQFIISR; translated from the exons ATGCTTAGT CCCAAAAGAACCAGATTCCGTAAACAACATAGAGGAAGAATGAAAGGAATATCTTATCGAGGGAATCGTATATGTTTCGGTAAATTTGCTCTTCAGGCACTTGAACCCGCTTGGATCACATCTAGACAGATAGAAGCAGGTCGACGAGCAATGACACGAAATGTACGCCGTGGTGGAAAAATATGGGTACGTATATTTCCAGACAAACCGATTACAGCGAGACCTGCCGAGACACGTATGGGTTCGGGGAAAGGATCCCCCGAATATTGGGTAGCTGTTGTTAAACCGGGTCGAATACTTTATGAAATGGGTGGAGTAACAGAACATATAGCTAGAAGGGCTATTTCAATAGCAGCATCCAAAATGCCTATACGGACTCAATTCATTATTTCGAGATAA
- the rps3 gene encoding ribosomal protein S3, with the protein MGQKINPLGFRLGTTQGHHSLWFTQAKNYSEGLQEDQQIRNCIKNYVQKNTKISSGVEGIARIEIQKRIDLIQVIIFMGFPKPLLENQPRGIEELQTNLQKKCNSVNRKFNIAITKIAKPYGNPNILAEYIAGQLKNRVSFRKAMKKAIELTEQANTKGIQVQIAGRIDGKEIARVEWIRRGRVPLQTIRAKIDYCSYTVRTIYGVLGIKIWIFIDEE; encoded by the coding sequence ATGGGACAAAAAATAAATCCACTTGGTTTTAGACTTGGTACAACCCAAGGTCATCATTCTCTTTGGTTTACACAAGCAAAAAATTATTCTGAGGGTCTACAAGAAGATCAACAAATAAGAAATTGTATTAAAAATTATGTTCAAAAGAATACGAAAATATCCTCTGGGGTAGAGGGAATTGCACGTATAGAGATTCAAAAAAGAATCGATTTGATCCAAGTAATAATTTTTATGGGATTCCCAAAACCATTACTAGAAAATCAACCACGAGGAATCGAAGAATTACAGACGAATCTACAAAAAAAATGTAATTCTGTGAACAGAAAATTTAACATTGCTATCACAAAAATTGCAAAACCTTATGGAAACCCTAATATTCTTGCAGAATATATAGCTGGGCAATTAAAGAATAGAGTTTCATTTCGAAAAGCAATGAAAAAGGCTATTGAATTAACTGAACAAGCAAATACAAAGGGAATTCAAGTCCAAATTGCAGGTCGTATCGACGGAAAAGAAATTGCACGCGTCGAATGGATTAGAAGGGGTAGGGTTCCTCTACAAACCATTCGAGCTAAAATTGATTATTGTTCCTATACAGTTCGAACTATCTATGGTGTATTAGGCATAAAAATTTGGATATTTATAGACGAGGAATAA
- the rpl22 gene encoding ribosomal protein L22 has product MLKKKKTEVYALGQHISMSADKARRVIDQIRGRSYEETLIILELMPYRACYPIFKLVYSAAANASYNMSSNDANLLISKAEVNEGTTIKKFKPRARGRSYPIKRPTCHITIVMKDISLDDEYVKINSLKKPRWKNKHTAMVYHDMYSSGGVWDKK; this is encoded by the coding sequence ATGCTAAAAAAGAAGAAAACAGAAGTATATGCTTTAGGTCAACATATATCTATGTCTGCTGACAAAGCACGAAGAGTCATTGATCAAATTCGTGGACGTTCCTACGAAGAAACACTTATAATACTAGAGCTCATGCCCTATCGAGCATGTTATCCCATTTTTAAATTAGTTTATTCTGCAGCAGCAAATGCTAGTTACAATATGAGTTCCAACGACGCCAACTTACTCATTAGTAAAGCTGAAGTCAATGAGGGTACTACCATAAAGAAATTTAAACCCCGGGCTCGGGGGCGTAGTTATCCGATAAAAAGACCTACCTGCCATATAACTATTGTAATGAAAGATATATCTTTAGATGATGAATACGTAAAGATAAATTCACTAAAAAAACCTAGATGGAAAAATAAACATACAGCTATGGTATATCATGATATGTATAGTAGTGGAGGAGTATGGGACAAAAAATAA
- the rps19 gene encoding ribosomal protein S19, producing MTRSLKKNPFVANHLLKKIDKLNTKAEKEIIVTWSRASTIIPTMIGHTIGIHNGKEHLPIYITDRMVGHKLGEFAPTLNFRGHAKSDNRSRR from the coding sequence GTGACACGTTCACTAAAAAAAAATCCTTTTGTGGCCAATCATTTATTAAAAAAAATTGATAAACTTAATACAAAAGCAGAAAAAGAAATAATAGTAACCTGGTCCCGGGCATCTACCATTATACCCACAATGATAGGACATACCATTGGTATCCATAATGGTAAAGAACATCTGCCTATTTATATAACAGATCGTATGGTAGGCCACAAATTGGGAGAATTTGCACCTACTTTAAATTTCCGAGGACATGCAAAAAGCGATAATAGATCTCGTCGTTAA